The following proteins are co-located in the Microbacterium sp. SORGH_AS_0888 genome:
- the dnaN gene encoding DNA polymerase III subunit beta — MRFQVNRDVFSEAVSFVVKLLPQRNPQPILAGVLIEATDAGLSLSAFDYEASARTTIDATVDEPGTILVHGRLLSDIASRLPNAPVEIAVDDDGILLTCGSARFTLASMPVQEYPAIPEVSGESGLVPAELFATAIAQVAFAASRDDVTPVLTGVQLEVSGTRLSLVATDRYRVALRDVPWDGGSSSTEEATALVPARTLQEVGKTFSHGENITVSFSGSGDREIIAFTSGNKTVTSLLIKGNFPPVRRLFPEQTDHHAVVNTAELVEAVRRVALVLDRSAPLRFTFGADGVAMEASGTEQARATEQVDATLTGEEVTLGLNPQYLLEALAAVRSEFTRITFTSSDNANKLSPILVTPQTSVDKGGEDTFKYLLQPNLLLR, encoded by the coding sequence GTGAGATTCCAGGTCAACCGCGATGTGTTCAGCGAAGCGGTCTCTTTCGTCGTGAAACTGCTCCCGCAGCGCAACCCGCAGCCGATCCTGGCGGGCGTGCTCATCGAGGCGACGGATGCCGGGCTCTCCCTGTCGGCCTTCGACTACGAGGCGTCGGCGCGCACCACGATCGACGCGACGGTCGACGAGCCCGGCACGATCCTCGTGCACGGCCGGCTGCTGTCGGACATCGCGAGCCGCCTGCCCAACGCCCCCGTGGAGATCGCCGTCGATGACGACGGGATCCTCCTCACGTGCGGGTCCGCGCGCTTCACCCTCGCATCGATGCCGGTGCAGGAGTATCCCGCGATCCCCGAGGTGTCCGGCGAGTCCGGTCTCGTCCCCGCGGAGCTGTTCGCCACTGCGATCGCGCAGGTCGCGTTCGCGGCGTCCCGCGACGACGTCACCCCCGTGCTCACCGGCGTCCAGCTGGAGGTCTCCGGAACCCGTCTCAGCCTGGTCGCGACCGACCGCTACCGGGTCGCGCTGCGCGACGTCCCCTGGGACGGCGGCAGCTCCTCGACCGAGGAGGCCACCGCGCTCGTCCCGGCACGCACGCTGCAGGAGGTCGGGAAGACCTTCTCGCACGGGGAGAACATCACGGTGTCCTTCTCCGGCTCCGGGGACCGCGAGATCATCGCCTTCACCTCGGGCAACAAGACCGTCACATCGCTGCTCATCAAGGGGAACTTCCCGCCCGTGCGCCGACTGTTCCCGGAGCAGACCGACCACCACGCCGTCGTGAACACGGCCGAGCTGGTCGAGGCCGTGCGTCGCGTCGCGCTCGTGCTGGACCGATCGGCGCCGCTGCGCTTCACCTTCGGCGCCGACGGCGTCGCGATGGAGGCATCCGGCACGGAGCAGGCCCGGGCGACCGAGCAGGTCGACGCGACGCTGACGGGCGAGGAGGTCACGCTCGGGCTCAACCCGCAGTACCTGCTCGAGGCGCTCGCGGCCGTGCGCAGCGAGTTCACGCGGATCACGTTCACCTCCAGCGACAACGCGAACAAGCTGAGCCCGATCCTGGTCACGCCGCAGACGTCGGTCGACAAGGGCGGCGAGGACACGTTCAAGTACCTGCTGCAGCCCAACCTCCTGCTGCGCTGA
- a CDS encoding NUDIX hydrolase, whose product MDMRVAAYAIITDETGRLLMAHWNEGRHRAWTLPGGGLEPGEEPVHAVRREIREETGYHAVVGELLGIHSRVIPANRRIAPSDDPLHTLRIVYRAKVSGGVLRDEVDGSTDEARWFSLSEVRTLRRVKLVDIALSWAGLLDRKKNPSLSRPRG is encoded by the coding sequence ATGGACATGCGTGTCGCGGCGTACGCCATCATCACGGACGAGACCGGGCGGCTGCTCATGGCGCACTGGAACGAGGGGCGTCATCGCGCCTGGACCCTTCCGGGCGGTGGGCTCGAACCCGGTGAGGAGCCCGTGCATGCCGTGCGCCGTGAGATCCGGGAGGAGACCGGCTACCACGCCGTCGTCGGTGAGCTGCTCGGCATCCACTCCCGTGTGATCCCGGCCAATCGGCGCATCGCTCCCAGCGACGATCCCCTGCACACGCTGCGCATCGTCTACCGCGCGAAGGTGAGCGGTGGGGTGCTGCGTGACGAGGTGGACGGCTCGACCGACGAGGCGCGGTGGTTCTCCCTGTCGGAGGTGCGGACCCTGCGGCGCGTGAAACTGGTCGACATCGCGTTGTCCTGGGCCGGCCTGCTCGACCGGAAGAAGAACCCGAGCCTCAGTCGGCCGCGCGGCTGA
- the gyrB gene encoding DNA topoisomerase (ATP-hydrolyzing) subunit B — translation MTNDIPADVPEPTPPTDTRGDYGADAIQVLEGLEAVRKRPGMYIGSTGPRGLHHLVYEIVDNSVDEALAGYCDTIEVTILADGAVRVVDNGRGIPVDPHASDPRKSTVEVVLTVLHAGGKFGGGGYAVSGGLHGVGSSVVNALSRRLEVEIRRQGHVWRQSFRDGGVPAGPLERGEETDETGTVITFWPDPTIFETIDFDYDTLRTRFQQMAFLNKGLTIAVRDERPDSASEEDVDGKPELRQPADRFLYERGLVDYVEYLSKGRRAESVHPDIIDFEAEDSVRKISVEIAMQWTTSYTENVFTYANVINTHEGGTHEEGFRAALTTLVNKYARANNLLKEKDDNLSGEDVREGLTAVISVKLSEPQFEGQTKTKLGNTEAKAFVQKVVGDQLGDWFDRNPAQAKNVIRKAIDAATARMAARKARETARRKSVFESASMPDKLKDCTSKDPSISEIFLVEGDSAGGSAVQGRDPHTQAILALRGKILNVERARLDRALGNNEIQAMIQAFGTGIGEDFSIEKARYHKIVLMADADVDGQHITTLLLTLLFRYMRGLIEAGYVYLAQPPLYRLKWSNSPHEYVYSDRERDALLADGIAAGKRIPKDNGIQRYKGLGEMNAKELWETTMDPTTRTLLQVTLDDAAAADEIFSTLMGEDVESRRHFIQRNAKDVRFLDI, via the coding sequence ATGACGAACGATATCCCCGCCGACGTTCCGGAACCGACACCTCCCACCGACACCCGGGGCGACTACGGGGCAGACGCCATCCAGGTGCTCGAAGGCCTCGAGGCGGTCCGCAAGCGGCCCGGCATGTACATCGGCTCGACCGGCCCCCGCGGCCTCCACCACCTGGTCTACGAGATCGTCGACAACTCGGTCGACGAGGCGCTCGCCGGGTACTGCGACACGATCGAGGTCACGATCCTCGCCGACGGCGCCGTGCGCGTCGTCGACAACGGCCGCGGCATCCCCGTCGACCCGCACGCCTCAGACCCGCGCAAGTCGACCGTGGAGGTCGTGCTGACGGTGCTCCACGCGGGCGGGAAGTTCGGCGGTGGCGGCTACGCCGTCTCGGGTGGCCTGCACGGCGTCGGGTCCTCGGTCGTCAACGCGCTCTCGCGCCGGCTCGAGGTCGAGATCCGCCGGCAGGGTCACGTCTGGCGCCAGTCCTTCCGCGACGGCGGCGTGCCCGCGGGCCCGCTCGAGCGCGGCGAGGAGACCGACGAGACCGGAACGGTCATCACGTTCTGGCCGGACCCGACCATCTTCGAGACCATCGACTTCGACTACGACACCCTGCGCACACGGTTCCAGCAGATGGCCTTCCTCAACAAGGGGCTGACGATCGCCGTCCGCGACGAGCGCCCCGACTCGGCCTCCGAGGAGGACGTCGACGGCAAGCCGGAGCTGCGTCAGCCCGCGGACCGGTTCCTCTACGAGCGCGGGCTCGTGGACTATGTCGAGTACCTCAGCAAGGGGCGCAGAGCCGAGTCGGTGCACCCCGACATCATCGACTTCGAGGCCGAGGACTCGGTCCGCAAGATCTCCGTCGAGATCGCGATGCAGTGGACGACGTCCTACACGGAGAACGTCTTCACCTACGCGAACGTCATCAACACGCACGAGGGCGGCACGCACGAGGAGGGGTTCCGGGCGGCCCTGACGACCCTCGTCAACAAGTACGCCCGCGCGAACAACCTCCTGAAGGAGAAGGACGACAACCTCTCCGGCGAGGACGTGCGCGAGGGTCTCACCGCCGTCATCTCGGTCAAGCTCTCCGAGCCCCAGTTCGAGGGCCAGACCAAGACGAAGCTCGGCAACACCGAGGCCAAGGCGTTCGTCCAGAAAGTCGTGGGCGATCAGCTCGGTGACTGGTTCGACCGCAACCCCGCGCAGGCCAAGAACGTGATCCGCAAGGCGATCGATGCGGCGACGGCCCGCATGGCGGCCCGCAAGGCGCGTGAGACGGCCCGCCGCAAGAGCGTCTTCGAGTCGGCGTCCATGCCCGACAAGCTGAAGGACTGCACGAGCAAGGACCCCTCGATCAGCGAGATCTTCCTCGTGGAGGGCGACTCGGCCGGCGGCTCCGCCGTGCAGGGGCGCGACCCGCACACACAGGCGATCCTCGCGCTGCGCGGCAAGATCCTGAACGTCGAGCGCGCGCGCCTCGACCGCGCGCTCGGCAACAACGAGATCCAGGCGATGATCCAGGCCTTCGGCACCGGCATCGGCGAGGACTTCTCGATCGAGAAGGCGCGGTACCACAAGATCGTCCTGATGGCGGATGCCGACGTCGACGGTCAGCACATCACGACGCTCCTCCTGACCCTCCTCTTCCGCTACATGCGCGGGCTCATCGAGGCAGGTTACGTCTACCTGGCGCAGCCGCCGCTCTACCGCCTGAAGTGGTCGAACTCGCCGCACGAGTACGTCTACTCCGATCGTGAGCGCGACGCGCTGCTGGCCGATGGGATCGCCGCGGGCAAGCGCATCCCCAAGGACAACGGGATCCAGCGATACAAGGGTCTGGGCGAGATGAACGCCAAGGAGCTGTGGGAGACCACGATGGACCCGACGACGCGGACCCTGCTCCAGGTCACCCTGGACGACGCGGCCGCGGCGGACGAGATCTTCTCCACGCTGATGGGCGAGGACGTCGAGTCCCGCCGTCACTTCATCCAGCGCAACGCCAAAGACGTGCGCTTCCTCGACATCTGA
- the rnpA gene encoding ribonuclease P protein component: MLPRANRLTDGADYRAVVRRGARCSGAHAVAYSVTHASDGETRFGFIVSKQVGSAVVRNTVRRRLKAICAEALPQLAPGAQVVIRALPRSADAPYRDLRDDVSRCLRRVAA; encoded by the coding sequence GTGCTTCCGCGGGCGAACCGGTTGACCGACGGCGCCGATTATCGGGCCGTCGTTCGTCGGGGCGCCCGTTGCAGCGGTGCGCATGCCGTGGCCTACTCGGTCACGCACGCGTCGGACGGCGAGACCCGGTTCGGTTTCATCGTCAGCAAGCAGGTCGGCTCGGCCGTCGTGCGCAACACGGTGCGTCGCCGTCTCAAGGCGATCTGCGCGGAGGCGCTGCCCCAGCTCGCACCGGGGGCACAGGTCGTGATCAGGGCGCTACCCCGCTCCGCCGACGCGCCGTACCGCGACCTCCGCGACGATGTGTCGCGCTGTCTTCGACGGGTGGCCGCATGA
- the recF gene encoding DNA replication/repair protein RecF — MIVEQLSLVDFRNYVSADVALVAGSNLFVGRNGQGKTNLAEAIAFLATLGSHRVSADAPLVRAGADAAFVRARLAHGERRVTLEVQIARQGANKARVGGSPVRTSELPRYAQVVLFAPEDLQIVRGDPTSRRRFVDQLLVQRLPRMAGVLGDYDRVLRQRTALLKSARSRGVRGDALSTLDVWDDKLVTLGAQIIDARAALTADLRAPVSQAYAAIAGADHQPELEWATSISGGDPEEGADADSPSRALGDTAAQFRSALALRRGAELDRGLTLVGPHRDDLVLRIRGLPVKGYASHGESWSVALALRLASAELLRAESMLGDPIVILDDVFAELDADRRSRLGELVGGFEQVIVTAAVEADIPAGLRGRMVRVEAGTIKGVGDE, encoded by the coding sequence GTGATCGTGGAGCAGCTGAGTCTCGTCGACTTCCGCAACTACGTCTCCGCGGATGTCGCCCTCGTCGCCGGCTCCAACCTCTTCGTCGGCCGCAACGGTCAAGGCAAGACGAATCTCGCAGAGGCGATCGCGTTCCTCGCGACACTCGGATCGCATCGCGTGTCCGCGGATGCTCCGCTCGTCCGGGCCGGTGCGGACGCTGCTTTCGTCCGCGCCCGGCTCGCACACGGCGAGCGTCGCGTGACGCTGGAGGTCCAGATCGCCCGCCAGGGCGCGAACAAGGCCCGGGTCGGCGGATCGCCGGTGCGCACCTCGGAGCTTCCCCGGTATGCGCAGGTCGTGCTGTTCGCGCCGGAAGACCTCCAGATCGTGCGCGGTGACCCGACATCGCGCCGCCGGTTCGTCGATCAGCTGCTCGTGCAGCGCCTTCCCCGCATGGCGGGGGTGCTCGGCGACTACGACCGCGTGCTCCGGCAACGCACCGCGCTCCTGAAGTCGGCGCGATCCCGCGGCGTACGGGGCGATGCGCTCTCGACACTGGATGTGTGGGACGACAAGCTCGTGACCCTCGGGGCTCAGATCATCGACGCGCGCGCGGCGCTCACCGCCGATCTCCGTGCACCGGTCTCGCAGGCGTATGCGGCGATCGCGGGGGCCGATCACCAGCCCGAGCTCGAGTGGGCGACCTCGATCTCCGGCGGCGACCCCGAGGAAGGGGCGGATGCGGACTCCCCCTCGCGTGCGCTGGGCGACACGGCCGCGCAGTTCCGCTCCGCCCTCGCGCTGCGCCGCGGCGCCGAGCTCGACCGGGGGCTGACGCTCGTCGGGCCGCACCGCGACGACCTGGTCCTGCGGATCCGCGGGCTCCCGGTGAAGGGCTACGCGTCGCACGGCGAGTCGTGGTCGGTCGCGCTCGCGCTTCGACTGGCGTCCGCCGAGCTGCTGCGAGCCGAGTCGATGCTCGGCGATCCGATCGTGATCCTCGACGACGTCTTCGCCGAGCTCGACGCCGACCGTCGTTCCCGGCTGGGCGAGCTCGTGGGCGGCTTCGAGCAGGTGATCGTCACGGCTGCGGTGGAGGCTGACATCCCCGCCGGACTCCGCGGCCGCATGGTCCGCGTCGAAGCCGGGACGATCAAGGGGGTCGGCGATGAGTGA
- the gyrA gene encoding DNA gyrase subunit A, with product MADDERPDAAPEHNHGRIDQVDLQSEMQRSYLDYAMSVIVGRALPDVRDGLKPVHRRVVYGMYDGGYRPDKSFSKCARVVGEVMGQYHPHGDAPIYDALVRLVQPWSLRYPLALGQGNFGSPGNQGAAAPRYTETKMAPLALEMVRDIEEETVDFQDNYDGQTQEPVVLPSRFPNLLVNGSVGIAVGMATNIPPHNLREVADGALWALDHPEATHAELQEALIQRVKGPDFPTGAQILGTRGILEAYRTGRGSITMRAVVNIEEIQGRTCLVVTELPYQVNPDNVAVKIRDLARDGKIAGIADIRDETSDRTGQRLVVVLKRDAVAKVVLNNLYKHTQLQENFGANMLAIVDGVPRTLPIDGFITYWVTHQIDVIVRRTAFRLRKAEERMHILRAYLKALDALDEVIALIRRSPTVDEARTGLKALLEIDDVQADAILAMQLRRLAALERQKIVDEATELEAQIADYHDILATPLRQRTIVRDELTEIVAKFGDERRTEILLGYDGDMSVEDLIPEEEMVVTITRDGYIKRTRSDNYRSQHRGGKGVKGAQLRADDVVEHFFVTTTHHWLLFFTTKGRVYRSKAYEVPEAGRDAKGQHVANLLALQPDEQVAQILDIRDYTVATYLVLATRSGLVKKTRLSEYDTNRQGGVIAIKLREDDEVVSALLVDESDDVLLISRQGMSLRFTATDDSLRPMGRSTEGVKGMSFRPGDSLLSASVVRDSGYVFVVTEGGYAKRTEVDQYRIQGRGGLGIKVAKLTDDRGELAGGLIVTDDDEVLVVLASGKVVRSAVAEVPAKGRDTMGVVFARPDDDDRIIALARNGERGLAEEAEAAAADATESQEGTDV from the coding sequence ATGGCTGATGACGAGCGTCCCGACGCGGCACCCGAGCACAACCACGGCAGGATCGACCAGGTCGACCTGCAGTCCGAGATGCAGCGGAGCTATCTCGACTACGCGATGAGCGTGATCGTCGGGCGCGCGCTGCCCGACGTGCGCGACGGGCTCAAGCCCGTGCACCGGCGCGTCGTGTACGGCATGTACGACGGCGGGTATCGTCCCGACAAGTCGTTCTCGAAGTGCGCACGCGTGGTCGGCGAGGTGATGGGTCAGTACCACCCGCATGGTGACGCCCCCATCTACGACGCGCTCGTGCGCCTCGTGCAGCCGTGGTCGCTGCGCTACCCGCTGGCGCTCGGCCAGGGCAACTTCGGGTCGCCGGGGAACCAGGGAGCCGCGGCCCCCCGGTACACCGAGACGAAGATGGCCCCGCTCGCGCTCGAGATGGTGCGCGACATCGAAGAGGAGACCGTCGACTTCCAGGACAATTACGACGGCCAGACCCAGGAGCCCGTCGTCCTGCCGTCGCGGTTCCCGAACCTCCTGGTCAACGGCTCGGTGGGAATCGCGGTCGGGATGGCGACCAACATCCCGCCGCACAATCTCCGTGAGGTCGCCGACGGCGCCCTCTGGGCGCTCGATCACCCCGAGGCGACGCACGCGGAGCTGCAGGAGGCCCTGATCCAGCGGGTCAAGGGGCCCGACTTCCCCACCGGTGCGCAGATCCTCGGCACCCGCGGCATCCTCGAGGCCTATCGCACCGGTCGCGGATCGATCACGATGCGCGCCGTCGTCAACATCGAGGAGATCCAGGGCCGCACGTGCCTCGTGGTCACCGAGCTGCCCTACCAGGTGAACCCCGACAACGTCGCGGTGAAGATCCGCGACCTCGCCCGCGACGGCAAGATCGCCGGGATCGCCGACATCCGCGACGAGACGAGCGATCGCACGGGCCAGCGGCTCGTGGTCGTCCTCAAGCGGGACGCGGTCGCCAAGGTCGTGCTGAACAATCTGTACAAGCACACGCAGCTGCAGGAGAACTTCGGCGCGAACATGCTCGCGATCGTCGACGGCGTGCCCCGCACACTCCCGATCGACGGCTTCATCACCTACTGGGTCACGCACCAGATCGACGTCATCGTGCGGCGCACCGCGTTCCGGCTCCGCAAGGCCGAGGAGCGCATGCACATCCTGCGCGCCTACCTCAAGGCGCTCGACGCGCTCGACGAGGTCATCGCGCTGATCCGCCGCTCCCCCACGGTCGACGAGGCCCGCACGGGCCTCAAGGCGCTGCTCGAGATCGACGACGTCCAGGCCGACGCGATCCTCGCGATGCAGCTGCGACGCCTTGCCGCCCTCGAGCGTCAGAAGATCGTCGACGAGGCGACAGAGCTCGAAGCCCAGATCGCCGACTACCACGACATCCTCGCGACGCCGCTGCGTCAGCGAACCATCGTGCGCGACGAGCTGACCGAGATCGTGGCGAAGTTCGGCGACGAGCGCCGCACCGAGATCCTGCTCGGCTACGACGGGGACATGTCGGTCGAGGACCTGATCCCCGAGGAGGAGATGGTCGTCACCATCACGCGTGACGGGTACATCAAGCGCACGCGCAGCGACAACTACCGGTCGCAGCACCGCGGCGGCAAGGGCGTCAAGGGCGCCCAGCTGCGGGCGGACGACGTCGTGGAGCACTTCTTCGTGACGACGACGCATCACTGGCTGCTGTTCTTCACGACCAAGGGTCGGGTGTACCGCTCGAAGGCCTACGAGGTTCCCGAGGCCGGGCGCGACGCCAAGGGACAGCACGTCGCGAACCTGCTGGCGCTGCAGCCCGACGAGCAGGTCGCGCAGATCCTCGACATCCGCGACTACACGGTCGCCACGTACCTCGTGCTCGCCACTCGCAGCGGCCTCGTGAAGAAGACGCGCCTGAGCGAGTACGACACCAACCGCCAGGGCGGTGTCATCGCGATCAAGCTCCGTGAGGACGACGAGGTCGTGAGCGCGCTGCTGGTGGACGAGTCCGACGACGTGCTGCTCATCAGCCGTCAGGGGATGTCGCTGCGCTTCACCGCGACCGACGACTCGCTCCGGCCGATGGGGCGTTCCACGGAGGGCGTGAAGGGGATGTCGTTCCGCCCGGGCGACAGCCTGCTCTCGGCGTCCGTCGTCCGCGATTCGGGATACGTCTTCGTCGTCACGGAGGGCGGCTACGCCAAGCGCACCGAGGTCGACCAGTACCGCATCCAGGGACGCGGCGGCCTCGGCATCAAGGTCGCCAAGCTGACCGACGACCGGGGTGAGCTCGCGGGTGGCTTGATCGTCACGGACGACGACGAGGTCTTGGTGGTTCTTGCCAGCGGCAAGGTGGTACGCTCAGCCGTCGCCGAGGTGCCTGCAAAGGGCCGCGACACGATGGGCGTCGTTTTCGCCCGCCCCGACGATGACGATCGGATCATCGCCCTCGCGCGCAACGGCGAGCGAGGACTCGCGGAGGAGGCGGAGGCCGCCGCCGCGGATGCGACCGAGAGCCAGGAAGGTACTGACGTATGA
- the yidD gene encoding membrane protein insertion efficiency factor YidD, with product MSTATLPRSAVGDARFDAEHWMRSIPLAPRNIVLAALHGYRATISHAYGDVCRYYPSCSAYAVTAVQQYGAVRGAARAAARIARCHPWAAGGVDDVPVNQNFRYALTPHGFVVPSPLGKD from the coding sequence ATGAGCACCGCGACGCTCCCCCGCTCCGCCGTCGGCGACGCCCGGTTCGATGCCGAGCACTGGATGCGCTCGATCCCCCTCGCGCCGCGGAACATCGTGCTCGCGGCACTTCACGGCTACCGCGCCACGATCTCGCACGCTTACGGCGACGTCTGCCGGTACTACCCGTCGTGCTCCGCGTACGCCGTGACCGCCGTCCAGCAGTACGGCGCGGTGAGAGGAGCGGCACGCGCGGCCGCTCGGATCGCGCGGTGTCACCCCTGGGCGGCCGGCGGCGTCGACGACGTGCCCGTGAACCAGAACTTCCGGTACGCACTGACCCCTCACGGGTTCGTCGTGCCGTCCCCACTCGGAAAGGACTGA
- a CDS encoding DUF721 domain-containing protein: MSDEIPETLATYLRLRGLEPRPTARRRRRRLDDDENAPFSAGRDPRGLGEVLSGWTTEVGWEHELSREDLVRRWAEVAGAETAAHTHPVSLERGVLTVRCDSTAWAKQLRLMRAHIVTTIGERFSEAGVEDVRFVGPDVPSWKWGTRAVPGRGPRDTYG; the protein is encoded by the coding sequence ATGAGTGACGAGATCCCCGAGACGCTGGCGACGTATCTCCGACTGCGAGGACTCGAACCGCGCCCGACGGCACGTCGCCGGCGGCGACGTCTCGATGACGACGAGAACGCCCCGTTCTCCGCGGGCCGCGACCCCAGAGGGCTCGGTGAGGTGCTCTCGGGCTGGACCACGGAGGTCGGCTGGGAGCACGAGCTCTCGCGCGAGGACCTCGTGCGGCGCTGGGCCGAGGTCGCCGGCGCCGAGACGGCGGCGCACACCCATCCGGTCTCGCTCGAGCGCGGCGTGCTGACCGTGCGGTGCGACTCGACGGCGTGGGCGAAGCAGCTGCGGCTCATGCGCGCCCACATCGTGACGACGATCGGCGAGCGGTTCTCCGAGGCGGGGGTCGAGGACGTGCGCTTCGTAGGGCCCGACGTCCCTTCCTGGAAATGGGGCACCAGAGCCGTTCCAGGGCGCGGTCCGCGAGATACCTACGGCTGA
- the rpmH gene encoding 50S ribosomal protein L34 has product MSKRTFQPNNRRRAKKHGFRARMRTRAGRAILSARRAKGRTELSA; this is encoded by the coding sequence ATGAGCAAGCGCACGTTCCAGCCCAACAACCGCCGCCGCGCCAAGAAGCACGGCTTCCGCGCCCGCATGCGTACCCGTGCGGGACGTGCCATCCTCTCGGCACGTCGCGCAAAGGGCCGTACCGAACTCTCCGCCTGA
- a CDS encoding DUF3566 domain-containing protein produces MSTVADKLARKSTSKTNAKQVRLRLVYIDFWSAVKLSFLAAVALAVVTVVSYFLIYMVISATGLVGKADELFRSFTDGSVTLSQFVGLPQVMAFAAVVAILNLVVITVMGAVIAGIYNLAVKVTGGLLVGFTSN; encoded by the coding sequence ATGAGCACGGTGGCCGACAAGCTTGCCCGGAAGTCGACCAGCAAGACCAACGCCAAGCAGGTGCGCCTGCGGCTGGTCTACATCGACTTCTGGTCCGCCGTGAAGCTGTCCTTCCTCGCGGCCGTCGCCCTCGCCGTCGTGACGGTGGTCTCGTACTTCCTCATCTACATGGTCATCTCGGCGACGGGTCTCGTGGGCAAGGCCGACGAGCTGTTCCGCTCGTTCACGGACGGCAGCGTGACGCTGTCGCAGTTCGTCGGGCTGCCGCAGGTCATGGCGTTCGCCGCTGTCGTCGCCATCCTGAACCTGGTCGTGATCACCGTGATGGGCGCCGTGATCGCCGGCATCTACAACCTCGCGGTCAAGGTCACGGGTGGTCTGCTCGTGGGTTTCACCTCCAACTGA
- the dnaA gene encoding chromosomal replication initiator protein DnaA, which produces MPTQEIPDVPVWNSILALLADDDRVSPQMHGFLSLAVAQGVMAGTLYLEVPNELTAAQLNKRLRVPLLEALAHSGDETVTSYRVVVNPEVEDVLEPAAPSAPRREQAAAAPPPPVETPTAAPLRSDTRLNPKYTFDRFVIGQSNRFAHAAAVAVAEAPAKAYNPLFIYGDSGLGKTHLLHAIGDYALSMYPGVRVRYVSSEEFTNDFINSIANNRGAAFQARYREVDILLIDDIQFLQGRAETQEAFFHTFNQLHDHDKQVVITSDVPPKHLTGFEDRMRSRFEWGLITDVQAPDLETRIAILRKKAQNERLQIPDEVLEYIASVVSSNIRELEGALIRVSAFASLNRSALDISLAQTVLRDIVDQDDTNVVSPTDIIAATAQYFKLSVDDLYGSSRSQAVAIARQIAMYLCRERTNLSLPKIGQLFGNRDHTTVMYAYKKISDLMKERRSIYNQVTEITSQLGRVGR; this is translated from the coding sequence ATGCCAACGCAGGAGATCCCGGACGTCCCGGTCTGGAACTCGATCCTCGCACTTCTCGCCGACGACGACCGCGTCTCGCCGCAGATGCACGGCTTCCTGAGCCTGGCGGTCGCGCAGGGCGTGATGGCGGGCACTCTCTACCTCGAGGTGCCCAACGAGCTGACCGCGGCCCAGCTGAACAAGCGACTGCGCGTGCCTCTGCTCGAGGCCCTCGCCCACTCGGGTGACGAGACGGTGACCTCCTATCGCGTCGTGGTCAACCCGGAGGTCGAAGACGTCCTGGAGCCGGCTGCGCCCTCGGCCCCTCGTCGCGAGCAGGCCGCCGCCGCCCCCCCTCCGCCCGTCGAGACGCCCACGGCCGCTCCGCTGCGCTCCGACACGCGGCTCAACCCGAAGTACACCTTCGACCGTTTCGTGATCGGCCAGTCCAACCGCTTCGCACACGCCGCGGCGGTCGCCGTCGCCGAAGCGCCGGCGAAGGCCTACAACCCGCTGTTCATCTACGGCGACTCGGGGCTGGGGAAGACGCACCTGCTCCATGCGATCGGCGACTACGCGCTGAGCATGTACCCGGGCGTCCGGGTGCGTTACGTCTCGAGCGAGGAGTTCACGAACGACTTCATCAACTCGATCGCGAACAACCGCGGCGCGGCCTTCCAGGCCCGGTACCGCGAGGTCGACATCCTGCTGATCGACGACATCCAGTTCCTCCAGGGTCGCGCCGAGACCCAGGAGGCGTTCTTCCACACCTTCAACCAGCTGCACGACCACGACAAGCAGGTCGTCATCACGAGCGACGTGCCGCCCAAGCACCTGACCGGCTTCGAGGACCGCATGCGCAGTCGCTTCGAGTGGGGCCTCATCACGGACGTACAGGCCCCGGACCTCGAGACGCGCATCGCGATCCTTCGCAAGAAGGCCCAGAACGAGCGCCTGCAGATCCCCGACGAAGTGCTCGAGTACATCGCGAGCGTCGTCTCCAGCAACATCCGCGAGCTCGAGGGCGCCCTCATCCGCGTGTCTGCGTTCGCGAGCCTCAATCGCTCGGCGCTCGACATCTCGCTCGCGCAGACCGTGCTGCGCGACATCGTCGACCAGGACGACACGAACGTCGTCTCGCCGACCGACATCATCGCGGCCACCGCGCAGTACTTCAAGCTGTCCGTCGACGACCTGTACGGATCGAGCAGGTCGCAGGCCGTCGCGATCGCACGGCAGATCGCGATGTACCTCTGCCGGGAGCGAACGAACCTCTCGCTGCCCAAGATCGGACAGCTGTTCGGCAACCGCGACCATACGACGGTGATGTACGCCTACAAGAAGATCAGCGACCTCATGAAGGAGCGCCGCTCGATCTACAACCAGGTCACCGAGATCACCTCACAGCTGGGACGCGTCGGCCGCTGA